Below is a genomic region from Lineus longissimus chromosome 4, tnLinLong1.2, whole genome shotgun sequence.
TATACGCTAGCAATGGGTGTAGTATCGTGACCACATCACTTTGCTTATCGCAATCACTGATAGGCTCCTCCACATGATCCTCCAAATCATACAGATTTGTGCTGACGATGTAGTCTGCTGTAAATATTATTATGAGGGTCAAGGTCGTTTCGTCATCGAGCGCCCTGATTGGTTGGTTTTTTCGGGCTTCGCGGCGCTCGGAGTTGAACCTTGGCCACACACTAGAAAGTCTTCACGGAGAGAGGATCGCCTTTTTGTACGGGATTGGAAAACGCCCTAAATTCGAGAACGTCACGTCGAGAGTACAGAAGAACGAAGCCTGCTGTTTCACAGACCAACCACCCAGAGAAGAGAAGAGTAGAGTGAGCAGCTTGTATCCACCGTAAAATGAACTTTTAAATCAATTCATTGAAACATTTCAAGTTTGAAGGCGTggtcgccattttgaaatctccGTCGTAAATAATATCATAATTAATTGGCAGGGTTTCCCCTTATAAACTCAAAAACCTCTCTCCTGAACGTTGGCCAAATTATAATATAACTGAACTGAATTTAATGTGTTATTGTCCATGTTTTTAAGGACTTTAGTTAGACTTTGATTGACTCGTTAGTCTTTTAAACATATTATGGCggatgtacactgtacagtACACCGTCTTCAGTTACATGCTGTTAGTGTCGGAATTAGCCGGCAGCTCAGTATTTAGTGCATTTGCACAGTGCATTTAAAACACCTGTGACTCACAACTTGTTGACCAGTCCCACCGTGCCAAAAGGTGTCGCCGCTTGGGAGCTGTTAGTTATCGTTCGAGCTGCCCAGTCTTGAGGGGATACGTTTCATCTAGAATTGCCACACATTTACCACGTTTAGGAAGATAGATGTCGCCATTATAGATCATTTCTAGTCGTTTAACCAGATGCGATTCGTACCCCGTTGATGCTTCAGTGACGTCCAGTCGTTAGTCCAATGTCATTTGTGAACCTGTCGATAGTACCGTCAAACCAATGTTAGATGTTGCCTGCTGTAGATGTCGCTGCCGTAGATGTAGTCTACTGATGGAAGTCGTTGTTCAGCCCCCGAGATGTTGCTGAACTGATGAGACGGGTGAGAAGCCAGACGTGGTCAACAGAGTAAATGTTGTGAGTTCACTATTAATTAGTCCAGTTTGACATTTAGATAGTTGTTCATACTGGCATTCAGTTATATACGTTTTAAGCATTTACTAAGGTAAAAGCTTGTTAGTAAACATTGATAGTGCCATATAGTTAAGAGCACTCAGACATTAATGTTAAATGACCTGTACACCGAACTGAGACTTAAACTAAAGCTGCCCCTTACGAGGAGGACCGATGATGACAACAGAATCGAGGACCGCCTGCTGAAATATTCGTGTCAGGAATCAACAGAGTCGAGGACCGCCTGCTGAATATTCTTACGAGGCCGGACCCAGATTCCAGTTGCCAAGAACTCGATACAGCTGGTAAGATTACCTATCTTAGATTAGTCAGAACAATTTATAATACAGTCCTCAATCGTCGGtacatggtctctccgaccggataaaGTAGAAGACCAGCGAGATAATCGTTTGTTGAATTTAGAAAGTTTCTCCTCGTAAATTATAATGGCGTTTCAGCTTAGAAAATCTGTCCGTGCCAAGCAGCGACCAGCATACCTGAGAGACTATGAAGCTTATGGAGATGACGAGGACAACCCATTGGATTTAGAGAAAGTAGAAGTGGCGAGGATTGCTATCCATAGTCGTATAGTCCGAGATGTCCAGAAGGTCAGGGAGAAGATGTTGGCGAAAGGGAGCAGAACTCTGTTGAGAAGACTGGTGGTGAGAATGGCGCTGGCCATGGAGGAGCGTGATGATTTGCGGAAGGTTCATGTGAGTTCGCTGACTTCCCAAGAAGATGTAGAGGCAGCTACAAACCTGTATGAAGGAGTGAGAAGGGAGCTTGAGGATTTAGAAGATGAAGTAATCGAGCATAATGATGACAGGGCGGATGAGACAATCACGGAGTTTAGTAATGTAGGGAGCTTTACCTCAGCTTATCAGCCCTTGGAAGAAGAAGGAATTGGTGCAACTGGTGAGATACCACGAGCAGAGACACAGCCTCATGTGGAGAACGGTGAACAGCGAGAACAGAACCAAGTTGAACAACATCCCGGTGGAAATGGTGAAGTCGAAAACACAGAAGATCATGTTGGCCCTAGGGAGTCTGATGTCAAGCCAGAAGTGCAGAAACCAGATGAGTTGGAGGAATTTCAAGCATTGCCAGACAACCCTCATTTACAGATAGATACAGGGAGAGCTAAGATGACAGCTACTACCATCACAGCCCCGACTTCTGTGCTTCAGCAGGAGATACCACAATTGAAGCCTCATGCTGTCAAGAAGGAAGTAAAAGTCACTTTTCCAGTCAACCTCCAAAACGTTGAGAAGACAACAGAGTCAGATAGAGCCAAGAGAAAAGTCGAGATAAGAACTAAAGTTGCTGAGTTCCGTGTGAAGCAAGAAAAGTTGCGTTATCTTGAGGAGCATAAGATTAAAGAGGCTGAGAGagatttaaagctgaaccgtaCCAGGGATGAAGCTGAGAGAGCCGCCTATGAGACAAAGTTGTGGAATGAGGGAGCCAACAACATGCCGTCCTCCCCCTATTGGATCCCGGAGATGAGAAAACCTACCTTTATGAAGCTTTCGACCAGCAAGCCACCCACCTCAACTTCAAAGCCAATGGTTACCTCCACTCCACGTCCTCCTTTAGCTGAGATAATGGAGAAGATTAAAGACAAATCGGACGTTTCTTTGAAGCTACCATCACCTTCGTTAAACCTATCAGAATTTCCCACTGAAGAACATGTTGATGATGACCTAGCGAAAATGAAGAATGTCCCGACGTTGTTTCATCGAATGGCAAAGCCTCGTTTACCTACTTTTGGCGGGGAAAGCCATAAGTATGTGGATTGGAGAGCACAGTTTGACTTGTTTGTGGATAAATTGGATCTGCCTATTCATGTTAAGATGTTGATACTCAAACAGTCACTCTCTGGAAAAGCCCTGCGGTTGGTGGATCGTCTCGGATATACCGACACTCAGTATACAGTAGCATTGGCCAAGTTAGATCAACGTTTTGGCGGAGAGAGAAGATTGCTCCAGAGACATATTGATTCCATTATGAGACTCCCAGTCATCAAAGAAGAGAATAATCTCCAAGCCTTGGAAGAATTGTCTGACCGTCTGTGTGATGCTGTGGCGAAGTTGGCAAATGCAGGTAGTGAGTTGGAGTTGATCGGCCCATCCCCTTTGTACTCGTTAGTAATTCAGAAGATACCTGAATCCATTTTGTTACAGTTCCATGAGAAGCGGATATCTGAGCCAGATGGGATAGCTGCCTTCGCGGATTGGTTGAGTCAGTTGGTGGCTCTCAGATTGGAACTAGCCGAAGTAAAAGGGAAACAGAAAGAGCGAGACGGTGGAGAAACGAAGAAGAAATCAGCCTCAGAATTCTACTCAAAATCTAGAAACTTCCAGAAGAGTCAACGTTATCAAAACAAAGCCACCACTGCATCCATGACCGCCTCTGGGAAAGAGGATTGCTTAGCTTGTGGACAGATGCATAAATCGGAAACATGTAAAGAATGGAAGGCGTTAACACTCACCCAGAAGTGGGATTAGCTGAGGAGAAGCGAGCCTGCTATCGATGCCTTAGTATTTCGCATTTTGGGAAGGATTGTAAACAAGATCAGAAGTGTGGATTAGATGGATGTCAGTATAATCATCACCAGCATCTACATACCCCTTCAACTGAACCTCAGAATGCAGCACGGAAGCTAAAAACAGACAAGTCAACAAAACCTATCAAGAAGAAATCCTCTTATGTCAAGAATACCAGCACAACCTGTAATAAAGCGAGTCAAAAGAGCTCAAGAAGTTTAGATGATGCTATAGCACTGAGATTGCTTCCAGTCAACGTGATAGGACCAGATGGTGTGAAATTGACTCTGCATGCCTTACTAGATGAGGGATCTGACACCAGTTACGTGAAGGAAGAAGTATTACAGACCTTGGGAATCAAAGGAGAAATGGGAAAACTAGATATCGCCACCATTTCCAGTGAGGTTTCTTGTAAAAGCCAGAAAGCTGAGTTAGTTATAGAGAGTTTAGCTGAGGATTTTAGAAGGAAGATAGAAGTCTGGACAATGCCAGAGATGTGCACTAACCTGAGGGTGTTGAACTGGAATCACTTGAAGAAGAGTTATGGTCACCTGAGTGGCATTCAGTTTCCAACCAATCCTGGTGGAAAGAATGTTGATATGGTACTTGGATCAGATTACCCAGAGCTGGGAATTTGTTTAGAGGAGCGACAAGGAAACCCAGGCGAGCCTATAGCCCGAAGAACTCCATTGGGATGGACCTGTGTTGGAAAAGTGAAGACAGGAAGAGCCCGGATTGGGAACAACCTGTGTACATCTCTTCGATCAGTTACCAGACCCAGCCAGATTGATGAAGAGATGAGAGCGCTATGGAATCAAGATTTGATAGAGAATCCAGATGTAGACAATTTTAGTCCTGATGAGAAGAAAGCCATAGCCAAAACCAAAGAATCTTTGAGATATGTCGGAGATAGATTTGAAGTGGGAATACCTTGGAAGAGAGAGAAACCCAATCTTCCTGACAATAGAAGTATGGCTGAGAAACGGCTGAGAAGCCTGGAAGCATCATTCCGGAGAAGACCAGAGGTGGGAGAACAGTACAAGAACGCCTTTAACCAGAATATCGAGAAGGGATATGTTAGAAAGTTGTCACCTGAAGAGGCATCCGAGAAAGGATGGTATCTGCCCCACTTCGCCATTGTGAAGAAAGATAAAGAGACCACTAAAGTAAGAATAGTATACGATGCAGCTGCGATGTTTGAAGGGACAAGTCTGAATGATGAGATGTTGCCCGGACCAAATCTGCGGAATGACATTGTTAAGATATTACTCAATTTTCGTCGTCGTCCTGTAGCCTTGGTTGGAGATGTGAAGGAGATGTTCAACCAACTTGTTTTGAAACCGGACCATTCTACTAGATATCATCGACTGTTATGGAGAGATTTACAGCTGGATCGTCCCATAGATACGTATGAAGCAGTTAGAGTGGTATTTGGAGATCGAGCTTCACCTTATCTGGCTATGTTTGTACTGAGAGAGCAAGCAGACAGAGAGTCTAAGAAATATCCAGTAGCTAGCCAAGTGATAAAATCTTCGACTTGCATGGACGACATTATTGACAACCAACTTGTTTTGAAACCGGACCATTCTACTAGATATCATCGACTGTTATGGAGAGATTTACAGCTGGATCGTCCCATAGATACGTATGAAGCAGTTAGAGTGGTATTTGGAGATCGAGCTTCACCTTATCTGGCTATGTTTGTACTGAGAGAGCAAGCAGACAGAGAGTCTAAGAAATATCCAGTAGCTAGCCAAGTGATAAAATCTTCGACTTGCATGGACGACATTATTGACAGTTTTGAAACTACAAAGGTAGCCAGGGAAATACGAGAAGACTTGCAGACGGTAGTAAAACCAGCCGGATTTGACATCATGGGGAAGCAACCAGATTGAAGTTTTAGAAGGTGTAGCTGTAGAAGACAGAGCAGCAGGAATAAAAATCGAAGAGAACAGTTTACCTAGTATGAAAACTCTAGGAGTTTGGTGGGATGCCGAGAGTGACCGGTTTACTTACAATGTCAAACTGAATCAAGAAAGCATCACAACCAAGAGGCAGTTGTTGAGCATGGTGGCTTCAATCTTCGACCCTTTTCAAATTTTGGCCCCTCTAGTAGTCAGAGGTAAGATCGCCCTGCAGATGTCATGGTTATCCGGACGAGACTGGGATGAAGAACTGCCAGCAGATGTCCTAAAGTTGGTTCCCAGCTGGGTGACACAGATGAAGGAAGCCAAGAATCTGTCCATTCCCAGATGTTACCGTCACCGGATTATCACAGATGTCCAAGAAGTCACGATTCATATATTCACCGACGCTTCCAAAGACGCTTATGCTGCAGTGGCATATTTGAGATTCGTGTATAGTGATAGAACAATAGAAGTGACGTTTGTTGCAGCGAAGATGAGAGTGACGCCACTGCGAGCAACGAGTATTCCTAGGTTGGAGCTGATGGGAGCAGTAGTGGGTGTGAGATTAGCTAAGTTGACAGCCAAAGTTTTAGAGGTACCCATACAAGATCACCACTTTTGGACAGATAGTACTGACGTTCTGTATTGGGTTCATGGGCAATCAAGGAAATACAAGCCTTTTGTGGCTAATCGAGTCTCGGAGATGAAGTTTCTTCACCCCAGCAGTGGGCTCATGTTCCTGGGAAAATCAATCCAGCAGATGATGCTACAAGAGGTCTTAATGTCAACGAGATGTCAGACCAGGACAGGTGGTGCAGAGGAGCAGAGTTCCTGAGAGAAGACAAGGACAAATGGCCAGAGATGAATGTGATGAATACCAAAGTTGGGTTTTCAGTGAGCGAAGAGGCTGGAGTAGAGGAGAGGAAGATTGCTAACACCACTGTTACTCAGAGGAAGTTTGAACCAACCATTCTTACTGACAGACACTCAAGTTGGGTAAAGCTCAGAAGAGTGATGGCATGGGTTCTGCTGTTTGGAGGTGTCATCAAGAGGAAAGAGACCCGAAGATTGTATTTTTCGCCTGAGGAGATCAGAATTGCAGAGAATGTCATTCTTCGTGAAGTTCAAGCTGAGTGTTTTAGCTGAAGAGTTGAAAACGTTGAAAGAAGACAAGACGAAATATCGGGGCAGTCTGAAAGATCTATCTCCATTTATCGATAAGGACGGGTTGATCAGAGTTGGAGGCCGTCTAGATCGCTCAGATTTGCCATATGATGCAAAACACCCCATTATACTGCCAAAAAACCATCATGTGACCGAGTTGGTTATCCGTCATTACCATAAGATAGGTAGACATATTCGAGGAGTGAATGGTCTACTGGCAGACATAAGAGTGCGATTCTGGCCTGTGAATGGACGAGAAGCGGTGAAGAAAAGTGGAAGAGGCTGCATAGACTGTAAGAAGCAGAGAAAACAGATGTGTGAACAGAAGATGGCGCCACTTCCAAGTCTAAGAGCTAACATTCCTTTAAGAGCGTTCGCCCATTGTGGAGAGGATTATGGAGGACCATTCCCAGTCAAGTTGACCCGGAATACCAGAGCCAAGAGATATATATGTCTATTTACCTGCCTATGTTCCAGAGCAGTTCACCTAGAAGTCGCCTTTGGTTTAGATTCAGCCAGCTTCTTAAATGCATTGACCAGGATGACCGCCAGGCGAGGACGTCCTTTAGAGATAGTCTCCGATAATGGGACAAACTTCATCGGTGCAGAAAGAGAACTAAGAGAATTATTGCAAGAAATCGAGCAGACTGAAGTTGGTGAAAAGTTAGCAGAGCAAGGAATCCACTGGCACTTCAACCCTCCCCTGGGATCACATCACGGAGGAGTTTTTGAAAGCATGATCAAGGCAGCAAAGAGAGGGATGAAAGCAATATTGGGTGAAGCTTGCATTACAGATGAAGAATTACTAACTGCAGTGACTGAAGTAGAAGGGCTGTTGAACGCAAGACCGTTAACCTATTGCAGCAAAGATCCTAAAGATGAAACTGTATTGACGCCTAACCATTTTTTAGTGGGACAGGCTGGAGGTCAGTTAGCACCAGTGGTAACAGATGAGATAGCATTCAATCCCAGAAATAGATGGAGATACATCCAAGACTTAGTAAAGAAAGTTTGGATAAGATGGCAAAAGGAGTATTTGTCATTGTTGCAAAACCGGCCCAAGTGGATGGAAGAGcgagaagatttgaaaataggGGATATTGTGTTAATGGTAGACCCCAACTCTCCTAGAGGAAAATGGCCTTTGGGGAGAGTGTCAGAAGTGTTCCCTGGAGAGGATCGTAGAGTCAGAACGGTCCAAGTTTACTCCGAAGGAAAGGAGTGGAGACGTCCCGTCAGCAAACTAGCCCTACTGTTGCCTGGAGCTGAGCGAGAAGAAGATGTAGATAGTCGTTAGAGGCCATAGACAACGTTAGACGATGAGGAACTAGAGTCAGAAATCATCCGAGATAGCAGATTTGATGTGTGACTATGTCTAGTCACAAGGGGGTGATGTGCTGACGATGTAGTCTGCTGTAAATATTATTATGAGGGTCAAGGTCGTTTCGTCATCGAGCGCCCTGATTGGTTGGTTTTTTCGGGCTTCGCGGCGCTCGGAGTTGAACCTTGGCCACACACTAGAAAGTCTTCACGGAGAGAGGATCGCCTTTTTGTACGGGATTGGAAAACGCCCTAAATTCGAGAACGTCACGTCGAGAGTACAGAAGAACGAAGCCTGCTGTTTCACAGACCAACCACCCAGAGAAGAGAAGAGTAGAGTGAGCAGCTTGTATCCACCGTAAAATGAACTTTTAAATCAATTCATTGAAACATTTCAAGTTTGAAGGCGTggtcgccattttgaaatctccGTCGTAAATAATATCATAATTAATTGGCAGGGTTTCCCCTTATAAACTCAAAAACCTCTCTCCTGAACGTTGGCCAAATTATAATATAACTGAACTGAATTTAATGTGTTATTGTCCATGTTTTTAAGGACTTTAGTTAGACTTTGATTGACTCGTTAGTCTTTTAAACATATTATGGCggatgtacactgtacagtACACCGTCTTCAGTTACATGCTGTTAGTGTCGGAATTAGCCGGCAGCTCAGTATTTAGTGCATTTGCACAGTGCATTTAAAACACCTGTGACTCACAACTTGTTGACCAGTCCCACCGTGCCAAAAGGTGTCGCCGCTTGGGAGCTGTTAGTTATCGTTCGAGCTGCCCAGTCTTGAGGGGATACGTTTCATCTAGAATTGCCACACATTTACCACGTTTAGGAAGATAGATGTCGCCATTATAGATCATTTCTAGTCGTTTAACCAGATGCGATTCGTACCCCGTTGATGCTTCAGTGACGTCCAGTCGTTAGTCCAATGTCATTTGTAAACCTGTCGATAGTACCGTCAAACCAATGTTAGATGTTGCCTGCTGTAGATGTCGCTGCCGTAGATGTAGTCTACTGATGGAAGTCGTTGTTCAGCCCCCGAGATGTTGCTGAACTGATGAGACGGGTGAGAAGCCAGACGTGGTCAACAGAGTAAATGTTGTGAGTTCACTATTAATTAGTCCAGTTTGACATTTAGATAGTTGTTCATACTGGCATTCAGTTATATACGTTTTAAGCATTTACTAAGGTAAAAGCTTGTTAGTAAACATTGATAGTGCCATATAGTTAAGAGCACTCAGACATTAATGTTAAATGACCTGTACACCGAACTGAGACTTAAACTAAAGCTGCCCCTTACGAGGAGGACCGATGATGACAACAGAATCGAGGACCGCCTGCTGAAATATTCGTGTCAGGAATCAACAGAGTCGAGGACCGCCTGCTGAATATTCTTACGAGGCCGGACCCAGATTCCAGTTGCCAAGAACTCGATACAGCTGGTAAGATTACCTATCTTAGATTAGTCAGAACAATTTATAATACAGTCCTCAATCGTCGGTACAGATTGTTGATGTATTTCTGCActtgcacccaactctgtattcTTTTTTCCACaatcatttgtaattgtaactgtacgtttcaatttgaaagtacgaataaacatatatatgtatattataAGATTTAAATTACTCGGCAGCTCCGGTAGGAAACTGTTTCGAGCCCCTCACGATTCGGTGGGGTACGACCTGTATATACCATACAGGATAAAACGTGGGTAAAACATTGACCCCCTCGTCTACCCAGCTCGCTTTTGAAATACCTTCGGGCTACTATGGCCAAATTCAGAGTCGGTCTAGCCTTGCGCTGCGGTATAACGTGGAACCATTTCATGGACTATCGCGGCGAAGTAAAGGTTCTAATGCGCTCTCCGAAAAGCAATGTTAGAATTGGCAATTCTTCCGCAGGTCTTGGCAGACTTGGCAGGCTCCAAACCCGACAAACAAGCCGCATCACGTAACACCAACGTGGGGCTTGTGTTCTGCCCCTCCACTACCCCCGTGCCGCCTAGGTTTTCCCCAAAACCGGCCGAATAAATTTGTACTTCGTCTCGCTAATGCAATAGATGTCGGCGGCATTCCGGGACAAGTCGTGGAAATCAGTCTGCCTTAGTTGGCTTTATATATATATGCGTATGTATATGTTTATTACGTACTCGTAGGTACAATACAGTGCAAGGGGTGCATTACAAATACTAGTGCATTACAACGCGATATTACAAATTGAAATTAAAGAGGAAGAGAAACCGACATAATGTAAGACATGCAAAAACTACGTTCAAAGGTATAAGCAATTAAGAAACGCACAGTACAAATAATATGTCATCAATTTCCCCCCTCGTAAGTATACACATCCCTTTATCCCGGCCAGATAATAATTCCCTAATCTGTCCGCCAATCTTTTCTGcccctctgttacatttgaccTCCCAATGTCCCgtgtcataaaaaatacatttggcaAGTTGCCCCTATCCCAACCATACTTTgctaacaaaaaattaaaacttttcCCAAGAGACGATCGACTCCCACCCTCAATGATACGTTTGCATagtttgagatatacatgtacatttttagctcagctgacaaagtcagcggagctagtcaaataactattcaattggtgtccgtccttccatccatccttccatccatccagccatctgtagacaaagttgggcattttgtaatcatacaaccgaggcacttcaaatctagtcttgcttataaacaccgcagaaaatgttgcttacggaaaaaaatttgggcgattcgactcaaattcagctccccagggggcaaaatgcgtaaatgaaaaaacaatttttggacgctctattccagcagataaaagcttgaaataaagttgaaaaggtcttcatgttacagaagttttgatataaaatagattagtgtcgatttatgtcaccagttggcggtagtgagcaaaactgttgtttgaccccggatgaccccgctttaaatttcccgccgagattacctggagaactatcatcaagaaaatggcggcgacctttttggctcaccgtaggggagtctatacaataccgcagtgtccgtcgtccgtcgtcgtccgtcgtcgtcgtcgtcgtcgtcgtcgtcgtcgtcgtcgtcgtcgtcgtcgtcgtcgtcgtcgtcgtcgtcgtcgtcgtcgtcgtcgtcgtcgtcgtcgtcgtcgtcgtcgtcgtcgtcgtcgtcgtcgtcgtcgtcgtcgtcgtcgtcgtcgtcgtcgtcgtcgtcgtcgtcgtcgtcgtcgtcgtccgtcgtatcctagttcaaaaacagtggcacgtttcttaaccgctaggcctatgaacttaaaactttgtacacatgaccccctaggtcagatgacccgtgacactaaatttctgtccgatctgattctctacttggccaccagggggccaaatgtggatatctaaaaagtgtgatatctcgcttattagcgacttgttttcgatgaaacttttgttgtaggtactcatagcaaatatacatcttatatcatacgggtttttaatttgacctacttttcaaggtcacagaggtcatatggcgtaaattggccgttagagtgtaaactatggcacgtttcgtaaccactaaagctatgaacttgaaacttggtacatataaccccctatatcacatagcctctggtgctgaatttcagtttgatctgattctcaactttgccaccagggggccaaaagtggaaatctaaaaagtgtgatatctcgcttataagtgacttgttttcgataaaatttttatggtaggtacccttaggaagaatacatcacatatcttacgggttttcaatttgacctacttttcaaggtcacagaggtcatatggcgtaaattggccgttagagtgtaaactatggcacgtttcttaaccactaaagctatgaacttgaaacttggtgcatataaccccctatatcacatagcctctggtgctgaatttcagtttgatctgattctcaactttgccaccagggggccaaaagtggaaatctaaaaagtgtgatatctcgcttataagtgacttgttttcgataaaatttttatggtaggtacccttaggaagaatacatcacatatcttacgggttttcaatttgacctacttttcaaggtcacagaggtcatatggcgtaaattggccgttagagtgtaaactatggcacgtttcttaaccagtaaagctatgaacttgaaacttggtgcatataaccccctacatcagataacctctgatgccaaattttggctcgatctgattctttattcagccaccagggggccataatggaaaaagtaagaagtgcaatatcttgcttatttttagtgattcgttttcaataacatttttatggtaggttctcctagcaaggatacatcacatatcatatgagtttttgatctgacctgcttttcaaggtcacagaggtcaaatggcgtaaatttgtcgtttgattgtaactatggcacgtttcttaaccactaaagctttgaacttgaaatttgatacacatgactccctacgtcatgtaacctcggacaccgaatttcgatctgatctggtactcaactcggccaccaggaggccaaaactaaaataggtaaaaagtgcaatatctcgtttattattgacttgtttttgatgatattcttatggtacttactccaagcaacgatacatcacatgtcataccgactttggtttgacctatatactatacatgtacaatgtgtcttaatctggatgaattacaaagcaccaaatatctatacggtgagcacaatggcccctggccgtttcattatttctaccggagcgatgatttgcaagtgacaaattttcttatttaagcctttacggaaatgtattttggtacgaaacttcacacgtttatagaaaagatcaacgagaatgtgttcaaatgccctcataacgatgagttcaacggaatttggtcaaaacaaccttcgaatggagtcaactttctttgcgaaattgaagcgacgacctcattatttatcgtaatttatgcagatctgagtacagctgatgggtgatgttctgatttgtgttcaaactattggaaacttcggaaattagttctattaattctactattctgcaggagtatattatagccattggtgttgacagctaaaagcacgaaaactttgttgttgatcgtcggggcggattgatatgtggttgtgcgtccaaggc
It encodes:
- the LOC135486060 gene encoding uncharacterized protein LOC135486060, whose product is MSFFVKFKLSVLAEELKTLKEDKTKYRGSLKDLSPFIDKDGLIRVGGRLDRSDLPYDAKHPIILPKNHHVTELVIRHYHKIGRHIRGVNGLLADIRVRFWPVNGREAVKKSGRGCIDCKKQRKQMCEQKMAPLPSLRANIPLRAFAHCGEDYGGPFPVKLTRNTRAKRYICLFTCLCSRAVHLEVAFGLDSASFLNALTRMTARRGRPLEIVSDNGTNFIGAERELRELLQEIEQTEVGEKLAEQGIHWHFNPPLGSHHGGVFESMIKAAKRGMKAILGEACITDEELLTAVTEVEGLLNARPLTYCSKDPKDETVLTPNHFLVGQAGGQLAPVVTDEIAFNPRNRWRYIQDLVKKVWIRWQKEYLSLLQNRPKWMEEREDLKIGDIVLMVDPNSPRGKWPLGRVSEVFPGEDRRVRTVQVYSEGKEWRRPVSKLALLLPGAEREEDVDSR
- the LOC135486058 gene encoding uncharacterized protein LOC135486058, giving the protein MGKLDIATISSEVSCKSQKAELVIESLAEDFRRKIEVWTMPEMCTNLRVLNWNHLKKSYGHLSGIQFPTNPGGKNVDMVLGSDYPELGICLEERQGNPGEPIARRTPLGWTCVGKVKTGRARIGNNLCTSLRSVTRPSQIDEEMRALWNQDLIENPDVDNFSPDEKKAIAKTKESLRYVGDRFEVGIPWKREKPNLPDNRSMAEKRLRSLEASFRRRPEVGEQYKNAFNQNIEKGYVRKLSPEEASEKGWYLPHFAIVKKDKETTKVRIVYDAAAMFEGTSLNDEMLPGPNLRNDIVKILLNFRRRPVALVGDVKEMFNQLVLKPDHSTRYHRLLWRDLQLDRPIDTYEAVRVVFGDRASPYLAMFVLREQADRESKKYPVASQVIKSSTCMDDIIDNQLVLKPDHSTRYHRLLWRDLQLDRPIDTYEAVRVVFGDRASPYLAMFVLREQADRESKKYPVASQVIKSSTCMDDIIDSFETTKVAREIREDLQTVVKPAGFDIMGKQPD